In Cheilinus undulatus linkage group 14, ASM1832078v1, whole genome shotgun sequence, a genomic segment contains:
- the rnf8 gene encoding E3 ubiquitin-protein ligase rnf8 isoform X3, which translates to METITTDSSAAEEDERSDSGVLCLMRVGRDSDWLRLFDNTEISVGRGMDVTYQLLSSSCPLMISRLHCTFKQRDDGQWAVIDRKSLNGVWVNGNRIPAEVSHHLSLGDSIQLGVPVIGNKAEFDYILVQQPLKDIKLYLAKGRKQGANAAHIPKKPKRKLTGEEVEPSTSTPKLYRCSSSDKSFAKKCPLTPVKPPQRLSHTQPEQTGTSRQVQDIDRSLDGSSSMCDQDNLQMYSQNILMLREQVDHTERQVASFGVKPQQTDPLGEEQVRELQGQLEALRAKMHRMETLEKSFSETKRQLEAQKTQQQEEMLKKQLKEALQEQKKVIDELALSRQGFEEILSAKNKELEVTKEEKEKARAKREEVVTQVTEVLENELQCIICSELFIEAVTLNCTHSFCCFCIKQWRKKKDECPICRQAIQSQTRCLALDNCINSMVDNLSLDMKARRQTLISERKGESS; encoded by the exons ATGGAAACCATAACGACAGACTCTTCAGCGGCCGAGGAGGATGAACGTTCCGACTCAGGAGTTTTATGTCTGATGAGGGTCGGCAGAGACTCAGACTGGCTCCGTTTGTTCGACAACACTGAG aTCAGTGTAGGACGAGGGATGGATGTCACCTACCAGCTGCTGTCTTCAAGCTGTCCTCTGATGATCTCCAGACTACACTGCACTTTCAAACAAAGGGATGATGGCCAGTGGGCAGTTATAGACAGAAAG aGTCTTAATGGCGTGTGGGTGAATGGAAACCGCATTCCTGCTGAAGTATCCCATCATCTGAGCCTGGGAGACTCCATTCAGCTTGGTGTCCCTGTAATCGGAAACAAAGCTGAGTTTGACTACATCCTCGTTCAGCAGCCCCTAAAAGACATTAAACTCTACCTGGCAAAGGGACGAAAACAGGGCGCTAACGCTGCTCACATTCCCAAAAAGCCCAAAAGAAAGCTGACTGGGGAAGAAGTAGAGCCGTCTACCTCAACACCAAAACTGTACCGCTGCTCATCTTCAGATAAATCCTTTGCAAAGAAATGCCCTCTAACACCAGTGAAACCCCCACAGAGGCTCAGTCACACCCAGCCAGAGCAGACGGGAACCAGCAGACAAGTCCAGGATATAGACAGGTCTTTGGATGGCTCCAGCTCTATGTGTGATCAGGACAACTTACAAAT gtacAGCCAGAACATCCTAATGCTGAGGGAGCAGGTGGACcacacagagagacaggtgGCCTCTTTTGGTGTCAAGCCGCAGCAAACTGACCCACTCGGTGAGGAGCAGGTGAGGGAGCTGCAGGGTCAGCTGGAGGCACTCAGAGCAAAAATGCACCGCATGGAGACGTTGGAGAAGTCCTTCAGTGAGACCAAGAGGCAGCTAGAG GCACAGAAAACTCAGCAGCAAGAGGAGATGTTGAAAAAGCAACTGAAGGAGGCCTTACAAGAG CAAAAGAAAGTCATAGATGAACTTGCCCTGTCTCGGCAAGGCTTTGAAGAGATTCTCTCGGCCAAAAACAAAGAACTTGAAGTGACCAAG GAGGAGAAGGAAAAAGCAAGGGCCAAGAGGgaagaagtagttacacaagtGACTGAAGTTCTGGAGAATGAACTTCAGTGCATCATCTGCTCTGAGCTCTTTATTGAG GCTGTCACCCTGAACTGCACACACAgcttctgctgtttctgcatCAAGCAGTGGCGTAAAAAGAAAGACGAGTGTCCGATCTGCAGACAGGCCATCCAGTCCCAGACCCGCTGTCTGGCCCTGGACAACTGTATCAACAGCATGGTGGATAACCTGAGCCTGGACATGAAGGCCAGGCGGCAGACGCTCATCTCTGAGAGGAAAGGTGAGAG CAGCTGA
- the rnf8 gene encoding E3 ubiquitin-protein ligase rnf8 isoform X1 — METITTDSSAAEEDERSDSGVLCLMRVGRDSDWLRLFDNTEISVGRGMDVTYQLLSSSCPLMISRLHCTFKQRDDGQWAVIDRKSLNGVWVNGNRIPAEVSHHLSLGDSIQLGVPVIGNKAEFDYILVQQPLKDIKLYLAKGRKQGANAAHIPKKPKRKLTGEEVEPSTSTPKLYRCSSSDKSFAKKCPLTPVKPPQRLSHTQPEQTGTSRQVQDIDRSLDGSSSMCDQDNLQMYSQNILMLREQVDHTERQVASFGVKPQQTDPLGEEQVRELQGQLEALRAKMHRMETLEKSFSETKRQLEAQKTQQQEEMLKKQLKEALQEQKKVIDELALSRQGFEEILSAKNKELEVTKEEKEKARAKREEVVTQVTEVLENELQCIICSELFIEAVTLNCTHSFCCFCIKQWRKKKDECPICRQAIQSQTRCLALDNCINSMVDNLSLDMKARRQTLISERKAADSPQVIQVIHDNSSDSDSGSMVSIESSLSSVVSVDTDSSSIHLHSSPLYSGDSDESDESED; from the exons ATGGAAACCATAACGACAGACTCTTCAGCGGCCGAGGAGGATGAACGTTCCGACTCAGGAGTTTTATGTCTGATGAGGGTCGGCAGAGACTCAGACTGGCTCCGTTTGTTCGACAACACTGAG aTCAGTGTAGGACGAGGGATGGATGTCACCTACCAGCTGCTGTCTTCAAGCTGTCCTCTGATGATCTCCAGACTACACTGCACTTTCAAACAAAGGGATGATGGCCAGTGGGCAGTTATAGACAGAAAG aGTCTTAATGGCGTGTGGGTGAATGGAAACCGCATTCCTGCTGAAGTATCCCATCATCTGAGCCTGGGAGACTCCATTCAGCTTGGTGTCCCTGTAATCGGAAACAAAGCTGAGTTTGACTACATCCTCGTTCAGCAGCCCCTAAAAGACATTAAACTCTACCTGGCAAAGGGACGAAAACAGGGCGCTAACGCTGCTCACATTCCCAAAAAGCCCAAAAGAAAGCTGACTGGGGAAGAAGTAGAGCCGTCTACCTCAACACCAAAACTGTACCGCTGCTCATCTTCAGATAAATCCTTTGCAAAGAAATGCCCTCTAACACCAGTGAAACCCCCACAGAGGCTCAGTCACACCCAGCCAGAGCAGACGGGAACCAGCAGACAAGTCCAGGATATAGACAGGTCTTTGGATGGCTCCAGCTCTATGTGTGATCAGGACAACTTACAAAT gtacAGCCAGAACATCCTAATGCTGAGGGAGCAGGTGGACcacacagagagacaggtgGCCTCTTTTGGTGTCAAGCCGCAGCAAACTGACCCACTCGGTGAGGAGCAGGTGAGGGAGCTGCAGGGTCAGCTGGAGGCACTCAGAGCAAAAATGCACCGCATGGAGACGTTGGAGAAGTCCTTCAGTGAGACCAAGAGGCAGCTAGAG GCACAGAAAACTCAGCAGCAAGAGGAGATGTTGAAAAAGCAACTGAAGGAGGCCTTACAAGAG CAAAAGAAAGTCATAGATGAACTTGCCCTGTCTCGGCAAGGCTTTGAAGAGATTCTCTCGGCCAAAAACAAAGAACTTGAAGTGACCAAG GAGGAGAAGGAAAAAGCAAGGGCCAAGAGGgaagaagtagttacacaagtGACTGAAGTTCTGGAGAATGAACTTCAGTGCATCATCTGCTCTGAGCTCTTTATTGAG GCTGTCACCCTGAACTGCACACACAgcttctgctgtttctgcatCAAGCAGTGGCGTAAAAAGAAAGACGAGTGTCCGATCTGCAGACAGGCCATCCAGTCCCAGACCCGCTGTCTGGCCCTGGACAACTGTATCAACAGCATGGTGGATAACCTGAGCCTGGACATGAAGGCCAGGCGGCAGACGCTCATCTCTGAGAGGAAAG CAGCTGACTCGCCTCAGGTGATCCAGGTGATCCATGACAACAGCAGCGACAGTGACAGCGGTAGCATGGTGTCCATAGAGAGCAGCCTGAGCTCGGTGGTCTCAGTGGACACGGACAGCAGCAGCATCCACTTGCACTCCAGTCCGCTCTACAGCGGGGACTCTGATGAAAGTGATGAGTCTGAGGATTAG
- the rnf8 gene encoding E3 ubiquitin-protein ligase rnf8 isoform X4: METITTDSSAAEEDERSDSGVLCLMRVGRDSDWLRLFDNTEISVGRGMDVTYQLLSSSCPLMISRLHCTFKQRDDGQWAVIDRKSLNGVWVNGNRIPAEVSHHLSLGDSIQLGVPVIGNKAEFDYILVQQPLKDIKLYLAKGRKQGANAAHIPKKPKRKLTGEEVEPSTSTPKLYRCSSSDKSFAKKCPLTPVKPPQRLSHTQPEQTGTSRQVQDIDRSLDGSSSMCDQDNLQMYSQNILMLREQVDHTERQVASFGVKPQQTDPLGEEQVRELQGQLEALRAKMHRMETLEKSFSETKRQLEAQKTQQQEEMLKKQLKEALQEQKKVIDELALSRQGFEEILSAKNKELEVTKEEKEKARAKREEVVTQVTEVLENELQCIICSELFIEAVTLNCTHSFCCFCIKQWRKKKDECPICRQAIQSQTRCLALDNCINSMVDNLSLDMKARRQTLISERKGES, from the exons ATGGAAACCATAACGACAGACTCTTCAGCGGCCGAGGAGGATGAACGTTCCGACTCAGGAGTTTTATGTCTGATGAGGGTCGGCAGAGACTCAGACTGGCTCCGTTTGTTCGACAACACTGAG aTCAGTGTAGGACGAGGGATGGATGTCACCTACCAGCTGCTGTCTTCAAGCTGTCCTCTGATGATCTCCAGACTACACTGCACTTTCAAACAAAGGGATGATGGCCAGTGGGCAGTTATAGACAGAAAG aGTCTTAATGGCGTGTGGGTGAATGGAAACCGCATTCCTGCTGAAGTATCCCATCATCTGAGCCTGGGAGACTCCATTCAGCTTGGTGTCCCTGTAATCGGAAACAAAGCTGAGTTTGACTACATCCTCGTTCAGCAGCCCCTAAAAGACATTAAACTCTACCTGGCAAAGGGACGAAAACAGGGCGCTAACGCTGCTCACATTCCCAAAAAGCCCAAAAGAAAGCTGACTGGGGAAGAAGTAGAGCCGTCTACCTCAACACCAAAACTGTACCGCTGCTCATCTTCAGATAAATCCTTTGCAAAGAAATGCCCTCTAACACCAGTGAAACCCCCACAGAGGCTCAGTCACACCCAGCCAGAGCAGACGGGAACCAGCAGACAAGTCCAGGATATAGACAGGTCTTTGGATGGCTCCAGCTCTATGTGTGATCAGGACAACTTACAAAT gtacAGCCAGAACATCCTAATGCTGAGGGAGCAGGTGGACcacacagagagacaggtgGCCTCTTTTGGTGTCAAGCCGCAGCAAACTGACCCACTCGGTGAGGAGCAGGTGAGGGAGCTGCAGGGTCAGCTGGAGGCACTCAGAGCAAAAATGCACCGCATGGAGACGTTGGAGAAGTCCTTCAGTGAGACCAAGAGGCAGCTAGAG GCACAGAAAACTCAGCAGCAAGAGGAGATGTTGAAAAAGCAACTGAAGGAGGCCTTACAAGAG CAAAAGAAAGTCATAGATGAACTTGCCCTGTCTCGGCAAGGCTTTGAAGAGATTCTCTCGGCCAAAAACAAAGAACTTGAAGTGACCAAG GAGGAGAAGGAAAAAGCAAGGGCCAAGAGGgaagaagtagttacacaagtGACTGAAGTTCTGGAGAATGAACTTCAGTGCATCATCTGCTCTGAGCTCTTTATTGAG GCTGTCACCCTGAACTGCACACACAgcttctgctgtttctgcatCAAGCAGTGGCGTAAAAAGAAAGACGAGTGTCCGATCTGCAGACAGGCCATCCAGTCCCAGACCCGCTGTCTGGCCCTGGACAACTGTATCAACAGCATGGTGGATAACCTGAGCCTGGACATGAAGGCCAGGCGGCAGACGCTCATCTCTGAGAGGAAAGGTGAGAG CTGA
- the rnf8 gene encoding E3 ubiquitin-protein ligase rnf8 isoform X2 has protein sequence METITTDSSAAEEDERSDSGVLCLMRVGRDSDWLRLFDNTEISVGRGMDVTYQLLSSSCPLMISRLHCTFKQRDDGQWAVIDRKSLNGVWVNGNRIPAEVSHHLSLGDSIQLGVPVIGNKAEFDYILVQQPLKDIKLYLAKGRKQGANAAHIPKKPKRKLTGEEVEPSTSTPKLYRCSSSDKSFAKKCPLTPVKPPQRLSHTQPEQTGTSRQVQDIDRSLDGSSSMCDQDNLQMYSQNILMLREQVDHTERQVASFGVKPQQTDPLGEEQVRELQGQLEALRAKMHRMETLEKSFSETKRQLEAQKTQQQEEMLKKQLKEALQEQKKVIDELALSRQGFEEILSAKNKELEVTKEEKEKARAKREEVVTQVTEVLENELQCIICSELFIEAVTLNCTHSFCCFCIKQWRKKKDECPICRQAIQSQTRCLALDNCINSMVDNLSLDMKARRQTLISERKADSPQVIQVIHDNSSDSDSGSMVSIESSLSSVVSVDTDSSSIHLHSSPLYSGDSDESDESED, from the exons ATGGAAACCATAACGACAGACTCTTCAGCGGCCGAGGAGGATGAACGTTCCGACTCAGGAGTTTTATGTCTGATGAGGGTCGGCAGAGACTCAGACTGGCTCCGTTTGTTCGACAACACTGAG aTCAGTGTAGGACGAGGGATGGATGTCACCTACCAGCTGCTGTCTTCAAGCTGTCCTCTGATGATCTCCAGACTACACTGCACTTTCAAACAAAGGGATGATGGCCAGTGGGCAGTTATAGACAGAAAG aGTCTTAATGGCGTGTGGGTGAATGGAAACCGCATTCCTGCTGAAGTATCCCATCATCTGAGCCTGGGAGACTCCATTCAGCTTGGTGTCCCTGTAATCGGAAACAAAGCTGAGTTTGACTACATCCTCGTTCAGCAGCCCCTAAAAGACATTAAACTCTACCTGGCAAAGGGACGAAAACAGGGCGCTAACGCTGCTCACATTCCCAAAAAGCCCAAAAGAAAGCTGACTGGGGAAGAAGTAGAGCCGTCTACCTCAACACCAAAACTGTACCGCTGCTCATCTTCAGATAAATCCTTTGCAAAGAAATGCCCTCTAACACCAGTGAAACCCCCACAGAGGCTCAGTCACACCCAGCCAGAGCAGACGGGAACCAGCAGACAAGTCCAGGATATAGACAGGTCTTTGGATGGCTCCAGCTCTATGTGTGATCAGGACAACTTACAAAT gtacAGCCAGAACATCCTAATGCTGAGGGAGCAGGTGGACcacacagagagacaggtgGCCTCTTTTGGTGTCAAGCCGCAGCAAACTGACCCACTCGGTGAGGAGCAGGTGAGGGAGCTGCAGGGTCAGCTGGAGGCACTCAGAGCAAAAATGCACCGCATGGAGACGTTGGAGAAGTCCTTCAGTGAGACCAAGAGGCAGCTAGAG GCACAGAAAACTCAGCAGCAAGAGGAGATGTTGAAAAAGCAACTGAAGGAGGCCTTACAAGAG CAAAAGAAAGTCATAGATGAACTTGCCCTGTCTCGGCAAGGCTTTGAAGAGATTCTCTCGGCCAAAAACAAAGAACTTGAAGTGACCAAG GAGGAGAAGGAAAAAGCAAGGGCCAAGAGGgaagaagtagttacacaagtGACTGAAGTTCTGGAGAATGAACTTCAGTGCATCATCTGCTCTGAGCTCTTTATTGAG GCTGTCACCCTGAACTGCACACACAgcttctgctgtttctgcatCAAGCAGTGGCGTAAAAAGAAAGACGAGTGTCCGATCTGCAGACAGGCCATCCAGTCCCAGACCCGCTGTCTGGCCCTGGACAACTGTATCAACAGCATGGTGGATAACCTGAGCCTGGACATGAAGGCCAGGCGGCAGACGCTCATCTCTGAGAGGAAAG CTGACTCGCCTCAGGTGATCCAGGTGATCCATGACAACAGCAGCGACAGTGACAGCGGTAGCATGGTGTCCATAGAGAGCAGCCTGAGCTCGGTGGTCTCAGTGGACACGGACAGCAGCAGCATCCACTTGCACTCCAGTCCGCTCTACAGCGGGGACTCTGATGAAAGTGATGAGTCTGAGGATTAG